A window from Candidatus Poribacteria bacterium encodes these proteins:
- a CDS encoding phosphoribosylaminoimidazolesuccinocarboxamide synthase — translation MEVVLQTKLEGVKLFKRGKVRDIYDLGDKLLIVATDRISAFDYVLPNGIPYKGKVLNGLSAFWFDFTRSIAPNHMISTEVPEFPDDLHRFADLLEGRAMLVRKAERIDIECVVRGYISGSAWREYRQSGTVCGMKLPEGLRESDKLPEPIFTPAIKAETGHDENIPISKMKELIGEDLMERIIEKSIEIYRAAAEYADSKGIIIADTKFEFGLHDGELILIDEMLTPDSSRFWDKSDYEPGRSQRSFDKQYVRDYLESINWDKQPPVPELPDEVVRNTSLKYLEAYRRITGRSLTPQPV, via the coding sequence ATGGAGGTTGTTCTTCAGACCAAGCTGGAAGGTGTTAAGCTCTTCAAGAGAGGGAAGGTCAGGGACATATACGATCTGGGGGATAAGCTCTTGATCGTCGCCACCGATAGGATCTCCGCCTTCGATTACGTCCTTCCAAACGGTATCCCCTACAAGGGGAAAGTCCTCAACGGACTTTCGGCATTCTGGTTCGATTTCACCCGATCGATAGCTCCGAATCACATGATCTCGACCGAAGTCCCCGAATTCCCCGATGATCTCCACAGGTTCGCCGATCTGCTTGAGGGCAGGGCGATGTTGGTCAGAAAGGCTGAGAGGATAGATATAGAGTGCGTCGTGAGGGGATATATCTCCGGATCGGCCTGGAGGGAGTATCGTCAAAGCGGCACCGTGTGCGGGATGAAACTCCCTGAGGGGCTCAGGGAGTCGGATAAACTGCCCGAGCCGATCTTCACCCCGGCCATCAAGGCCGAGACGGGACATGACGAGAACATACCGATCTCCAAGATGAAGGAGCTCATTGGGGAGGATCTGATGGAGAGGATAATCGAGAAAAGCATCGAGATCTATCGGGCGGCCGCCGAGTATGCGGACTCCAAGGGGATAATCATCGCCGACACCAAATTCGAATTCGGCCTTCATGACGGAGAGCTCATATTGATAGATGAGATGCTCACCCCCGATTCCTCCAGGTTCTGGGATAAATCCGACTATGAGCCCGGCAGATCCCAGAGGAGTTTCGATAAACAGTACGTGCGGGATTATCTGGAAAGCATCAACTGGGATAAACAGCCGCCCGTGCCCGAATTGCCCGACGAGGTGGTCAGGAACACCTCCCTTAAATATCTGGAGGCATACCGGAGGATCACCGGCAGGTCTCTAACGCCTCAGCCCGTCTGA